In Halomonas alkalicola, the following proteins share a genomic window:
- a CDS encoding CBS domain-containing protein, whose amino-acid sequence MLVKDIMMRDVVTVSPFATLRDALALMKKHNLKCLVVEQQDPHDAWGLITYTNILKTIVAENGDIDLINVYDVCAKPAIGVGESLDVRHVARLMTDSIVKRVLVLDDNRLLGLVTMDDIVGTVLDLIE is encoded by the coding sequence ATGCTGGTCAAGGACATCATGATGCGCGACGTGGTGACGGTGTCACCCTTCGCCACCCTGCGCGACGCCCTGGCGCTGATGAAGAAGCACAACCTCAAGTGCCTGGTGGTGGAGCAGCAGGACCCCCACGACGCCTGGGGCCTGATCACCTACACCAATATCCTCAAGACCATCGTGGCCGAGAACGGCGACATCGACCTGATCAACGTCTACGACGTCTGCGCCAAGCCCGCCATTGGCGTCGGCGAGTCCCTGGACGTGCGCCATGTGGCCAGGCTGATGACCGACAGCATCGTCAAACGTGTGCTGGTGCTCGACGACAATCGCCTGCTCGGCCTGGTGACCATGGACGATATCGTGGGTACCGTTCTCGACCTGATCGAGTGA
- a CDS encoding P-II family nitrogen regulator — protein sequence MKFSLLVAIVPEELEQECIDAATEAGAVGMTLMSGRGIGGERKKTFFGLTFEGSQSIILLTLEKGLSLKVLKAVRQVLNPTGEDSKGLVMTLPVEHLGGIDMAQVKRFEERLRQDI from the coding sequence ATGAAGTTTTCCCTGCTGGTGGCCATCGTGCCCGAGGAACTGGAGCAGGAGTGCATCGATGCCGCCACCGAGGCCGGCGCCGTGGGCATGACCCTGATGTCCGGCCGCGGCATCGGCGGCGAGCGCAAGAAGACCTTCTTCGGGCTGACCTTCGAGGGCAGCCAGAGCATCATCCTGCTGACCCTGGAGAAGGGGCTGTCGCTCAAGGTGCTCAAGGCGGTGCGCCAGGTCCTCAACCCCACGGGGGAGGATTCCAAGGGGCTGGTGATGACCCTGCCCGTGGAGCATCTCGGCGGCATCGACATGGCCCAGGTCAAGCGCTTCGAGGAACGACTCAGGCAGGATATCTGA